From Suncus etruscus isolate mSunEtr1 chromosome 6, mSunEtr1.pri.cur, whole genome shotgun sequence, one genomic window encodes:
- the GPR160 gene encoding probable G-protein coupled receptor 160 — MTLSSENCSEFQYQVLQRSQTLDANCLLFLIILGKMLLNILTLKMRRKNIYQNFMECFCISLAFIDLLLLVNISVIFYSRDFVLLGMRFTKYHICLLTQIISCTYGFLHYPVFFITCIDYYLNFSKTIKLPCKWQKSFYFSTVILIWIFVLAYVLGDPAIYQSLKTQGTSPSQCSVYVSVQGYWFSFSMVIILFMAFVASWPDIYTLVQAIRITSYKNETILYFPFPSHSIYNINSKKALLPRFVICFLGTWSPFVLLQVIILLFKVQIPAYIELNIPWLFFVNSFLIATVYWCNCQKLTLQSIVLPRDPFVNWKCCFIPFTINNFEQIEKPISIIVC, encoded by the coding sequence ATGACTCTCTCTTCAGAGAACTGTTCCGAATTTCAGTACCAGGTACTTCAGAGAAGTCAAACCCTTGATGCTAATTGTTTGCTATTCTTGATTATCCTTGggaaaatgttattaaatatccTCACActgaaaatgagaagaaaaaacatctatcAGAATTTTATGGAATGCTTTTGCATCTCACTGGCATTCATTGACCTTTTACTTTTGGTAAAcatttctgttatattttattcCAGAGATTTTGTACTTTTAGGTATGAGGTTTACTAAATACCACATCTGCCTGTTGACTCAAATTATTTCTTGTACTTATGGCTTTCTGCATTATCCAGTTTTCTTCATTACTTGCATAGATTATTATTTGAATTTCTCTAAAACTATCAAGCTTCCATGTAAGTGGCAAAAATCATTTTACTTCTCTACAGtcattttaatttggatttttgtCCTTGCTTATGTTTTGGGAGACCCAGCCATCTACCAAAGTCTGAAGACACAGGGTACTTCTCCCTCTCAATGTTCTGTTTATGTTAGTGTGCAGGGCTACTGGTTTTCATTTTCTATGGTAATTATTCTATTTATGGCTTTTGTAGCGTCCTGGCCAGACATTTACACCTTGGTACAGGCCATCAGGATCACTTCTTATaagaatgagactattttgtatttTCCCTTCCCATCTCACTCTATTTATAACATAAACTCTAAAAAAGCACTTTTGCCCAGGTTTGTTATCTGTTTTCTTGGTACCTGGTCACCGTTTGTACTCCTTCAAGTAATTATCCTTTTATTTAAAGTACAGATTCCAGCATATATTGAGTTGAATATTCCATGGTTGTTTTTTGTCAATAGTTTTCTCATTGCTACAGTTTATTGGTGTAACTGTCAAAAGCTTACTTTACAAAGTATTGTATTACCTAGGGATCCATTTGTCAACTGGAAATGCTGTTTCATTCCCTTTACAATCAATAATTTTGAGCAAATTGAAAAGCCTATATCAATAATAGTTTGTTAA